Proteins encoded together in one Aminipila butyrica window:
- a CDS encoding ABC transporter ATP-binding protein → METMIEVKNLCKAYTQIKAIENINISLCRGDVFGLLGANGAGKSTTIECILGTKKQDSGTVSILGMNPQKERKKLFEQVGVQFQEANYQDKIMVSELCEITASLYNTCLNYNILLKQFGLSDKLKSFVSDLSGGQKQRLFIVLALIPNPKVVFLDELTTGLDTKARREVWRSLLELKAKGITIFLTSHFMDEVEALCNKIMILNKGKNIFCGTVQEAITASPCENFEDAYLWYIDEEDENESI, encoded by the coding sequence ATGGAAACAATGATTGAAGTAAAAAACCTATGCAAAGCTTATACCCAGATCAAAGCCATAGAGAATATCAATATCTCTCTTTGCCGCGGAGATGTGTTTGGCTTGTTAGGGGCAAATGGTGCAGGTAAAAGTACCACCATTGAATGTATTTTAGGAACAAAAAAGCAAGATAGCGGAACCGTATCTATTTTAGGCATGAACCCGCAAAAAGAGCGTAAAAAATTGTTTGAGCAAGTCGGGGTTCAATTTCAGGAAGCCAATTATCAAGATAAAATAATGGTATCTGAACTTTGTGAGATTACCGCTTCCCTTTATAATACCTGCTTGAATTACAACATACTTTTAAAACAATTTGGACTTTCTGACAAATTAAAAAGCTTCGTCAGTGACCTTTCAGGAGGTCAGAAGCAACGACTTTTTATCGTGCTGGCACTGATTCCAAATCCTAAAGTTGTTTTCTTGGATGAGCTAACCACTGGATTAGACACAAAGGCACGACGAGAGGTGTGGAGAAGTCTTCTTGAATTAAAAGCAAAAGGCATTACCATCTTTTTAACCTCGCATTTCATGGACGAAGTAGAAGCTCTTTGCAATAAAATTATGATTTTGAACAAAGGAAAAAATATTTTTTGTGGAACGGTACAAGAGGCAATCACTGCCAGTCCGTGTGAAAACTTTGAAGACGCCTATCTTTGGTATATAGACGAGGAGGATGAAAATGAAAGCATTTAG
- a CDS encoding ABC transporter permease codes for MKAFRTLLKTEIRLSLRGLDMFIFAICMPIVVMILLGTLFGNKPAFDGAEYTFLEQSFGAVSTIAICAGGVMGLPLVVSDYRSRKILKRFKVTPTSPALILAVQVTIYALYSVVSLVLLYVTGTLFFGYQLHGSWLHFLAAYLLVMLSMFSIGLLVGGIAPNSKIASAAASLLYFPMLIFSGATLPYEVMPVALQHLVEILPLTQGIKLLKTVSLGQPIDGVFISLTVMLGIASICTIVSIRFFRWE; via the coding sequence ATGAAAGCATTTAGAACCTTGCTAAAGACAGAAATCCGCTTATCTCTCCGCGGATTGGACATGTTTATTTTTGCGATTTGTATGCCTATTGTTGTCATGATTCTATTGGGAACGTTGTTTGGCAACAAACCAGCCTTTGATGGTGCAGAATATACATTTTTAGAACAGTCTTTTGGCGCAGTATCCACCATTGCCATTTGTGCTGGAGGCGTGATGGGACTTCCTTTAGTCGTGTCGGATTACCGAAGCAGAAAAATATTAAAGCGCTTCAAAGTCACGCCCACCAGTCCTGCTCTTATCTTGGCCGTGCAGGTTACTATTTACGCACTTTATTCGGTTGTTTCCTTGGTCCTCCTCTATGTCACCGGTACCCTATTTTTTGGTTATCAGTTACATGGCTCATGGCTTCACTTTCTCGCAGCTTATTTACTGGTTATGCTGTCCATGTTCAGCATCGGTCTGCTGGTGGGAGGAATTGCACCAAACAGCAAAATAGCAAGTGCTGCTGCCAGTCTGCTGTATTTCCCAATGCTTATTTTCTCGGGAGCAACGCTGCCCTACGAAGTGATGCCGGTTGCACTGCAACATCTAGTGGAGATCTTACCCTTAACTCAAGGAATAAAGCTTCTCAAAACTGTTTCTCTCGGTCAGCCAATAGATGGGGTTTTTATTTCTCTCACGGTGATGCTTGGCATTGCATCAATATGTACCATCGTTTCTATCCGCTTTTTTAGGTGGGAGTAG
- a CDS encoding TspO/MBR family protein: MKIKWKLLLICIAIPLMVGGIAGFISRNSMSAFEALNKPPLSPPGWVFPVAWTILYILMGIASYLILTSDAPQKRINKAMKLYVLQLFFNFLWTFWFFNLELYLFAFIWLVALWLLILITILSFSRISKPAAYLMVPYLLWVTFAGYLNLGIALLN; this comes from the coding sequence TTGAAAATCAAATGGAAACTACTTTTAATTTGCATAGCCATTCCACTAATGGTAGGTGGTATTGCGGGGTTTATTTCACGAAACAGCATGAGTGCTTTTGAAGCTCTAAATAAACCACCCTTGTCCCCTCCCGGATGGGTCTTCCCCGTGGCATGGACCATCCTCTATATTCTAATGGGCATCGCTTCTTATCTCATCCTCACATCAGATGCACCACAAAAAAGGATTAATAAGGCTATGAAGTTATATGTTTTACAGCTTTTCTTTAATTTCCTTTGGACTTTTTGGTTTTTTAATTTAGAATTATATCTTTTCGCTTTCATTTGGCTGGTGGCTTTATGGCTCTTGATTTTAATAACAATCCTATCCTTTTCACGGATTTCAAAGCCAGCGGCCTATTTAATGGTTCCATATCTTCTGTGGGTAACCTTTGCCGGTTATCTAAACCTTGGTATAGCCCTTCTTAATTAA
- the tnpA gene encoding IS200/IS605 family transposase has product MAAKVNSLAHTRWMCKYHIVFTPKYRRKVIYNQYRQSLIEIIKLLCKYKGVTIVEGHMMPDHVHLLVSIPPKISVANFMGYLKGKSALMMFERHANLKYKFGNRHFWAEGYYVSTVGLNEATIKKYIQEQEKHDMAMDKLSIREYTDPFK; this is encoded by the coding sequence ATGGCGGCTAAGGTGAATAGCTTAGCGCACACAAGATGGATGTGCAAGTACCACATTGTGTTCACTCCAAAGTATAGACGAAAAGTGATCTATAATCAATATCGTCAAAGTCTGATAGAAATAATAAAGCTACTTTGTAAATATAAAGGGGTGACAATCGTTGAAGGTCATATGATGCCAGATCATGTTCATCTTTTGGTATCCATACCGCCAAAAATAAGTGTAGCAAATTTCATGGGATACCTCAAAGGAAAAAGCGCATTGATGATGTTTGAAAGGCATGCAAATCTAAAATATAAATTTGGAAATAGACACTTTTGGGCAGAAGGATATTATGTAAGTACTGTAGGATTAAATGAAGCAACAATAAAGAAATATATTCAAGAACAGGAAAAGCATGATATGGCAATGGATAAATTAAGCATTAGGGAATATACAGACCCATTCAAATAG
- a CDS encoding P1 family peptidase — protein MKNMDIKEISLSDIKGIQVGHAQSVEGGTGCTAILCKEGAWAGVDVRGGGPATRETDLLRSENMVQQIHGVMLSGGSAYGLDACSGVMAYLEEKGVGFDVGVGVVPIVCGASLFDLVVGDSTCRPDKDMGYKACVDSERNQPEQGNAGAGTGATVGKFLGMDRLMKSGLGIYALQAGDVQCAAVVAVNALGDVLDLDTGKPIAGILNEDGTGLASTEEIMLNQIAASRNVFSGNTTIGCIITNAKLTKPQANKLASICHDGYARTISPVHTSADGDTIFTMATGQVDASFEALGVLAARVMAKAINNAVRHAKPAYGLKAACDLEKGC, from the coding sequence ATGAAAAACATGGATATCAAAGAAATAAGCCTCAGTGACATAAAAGGAATTCAGGTGGGCCATGCTCAGTCCGTAGAAGGAGGGACAGGCTGTACGGCTATCCTCTGCAAGGAGGGGGCTTGGGCCGGTGTGGATGTCCGTGGAGGAGGCCCGGCTACCAGAGAGACGGACTTGCTGCGGTCAGAAAATATGGTTCAGCAGATTCATGGGGTTATGCTCAGCGGCGGCAGCGCCTATGGTTTGGATGCTTGCTCTGGCGTGATGGCTTATTTGGAAGAAAAGGGGGTAGGCTTTGATGTGGGGGTCGGAGTCGTGCCGATTGTGTGCGGGGCTTCGTTGTTTGATTTGGTCGTAGGGGATAGTACCTGTCGTCCGGATAAGGATATGGGCTATAAGGCTTGTGTGGATTCTGAGCGGAATCAGCCGGAACAGGGAAATGCGGGAGCCGGAACAGGGGCTACGGTAGGGAAGTTTCTCGGTATGGATCGGCTGATGAAAAGCGGTCTGGGTATTTATGCCTTGCAGGCCGGCGATGTGCAGTGTGCCGCGGTAGTTGCCGTTAACGCCCTGGGTGATGTGCTAGACCTGGATACAGGCAAGCCAATTGCGGGTATCTTAAACGAAGACGGAACTGGATTGGCCAGTACGGAGGAAATCATGCTGAATCAGATTGCAGCTTCCCGAAACGTGTTCAGCGGAAATACGACCATCGGCTGCATTATCACCAATGCCAAGCTGACGAAACCTCAAGCCAACAAACTGGCTTCTATCTGTCACGATGGGTATGCTAGGACCATCAGTCCTGTCCACACATCCGCAGATGGAGACACCATCTTCACCATGGCTACCGGCCAGGTAGACGCCTCTTTTGAGGCATTGGGCGTGTTAGCCGCTCGGGTGATGGCTAAGGCGATCAATAACGCCGTTCGGCATGCTAAACCCGCCTACGGGTTGAAAGCAGCCTGCGACTTGGAGAAAGGTTGCTAA
- a CDS encoding OPT/YSL family transporter, whose amino-acid sequence MSSNNSKVKYASSFKEQLTARGLIIGVIGAIILTMSSMFVALKLSSLPWPIMFVALVSMFALKACGNTNINEINVTHTAMSAGAMVAGGLAFTLPGIWILNKDAELSPVTLVVITVGGVLLGLIFTALIRKYFVITKALPYPMGQAAAEALIIGDAGGKKAVMLFASLGFGALFTLLRDQFQKIPATFMSGKMMAYGSSGGIWLSPMLISVGYIIGPVFIGMWFLGAVIGDFGILIGGQYFGIWDGATAASIKASLGIGLMVGTGIGIIVKGILPQSKEIFGAMFKKDGTGDSIIHMRWAPITMVIIAFLFTVFAHLGVVASIITILGVWVATAMSAQCVGQSGINPMEIFGIIVLLAAKAVSAIGQTEAFFVAAAVAVACGLVGDIMNDFKAGHVLKTDPKAQWIAEAIGSLVGAIVSVAVLLVIVNAYGSDVFGSEMFPAAQASAVAAMVGGISHVPAFVIGLVAAVILYCLNFPVMTLGLGVYLPFYLSATAFIGGMLRLLTDKVFPEFEKRGNGSIIASGLLGGEAVVGVILALIVAIRIIA is encoded by the coding sequence ATGTCTTCAAACAACAGCAAGGTAAAGTACGCTAGTTCTTTCAAGGAACAGCTGACAGCCAGAGGCCTGATTATCGGCGTTATCGGAGCCATCATTTTAACGATGAGTTCCATGTTCGTGGCCTTAAAGCTCAGTTCCCTGCCTTGGCCCATCATGTTCGTGGCCTTGGTTTCCATGTTTGCCTTGAAAGCCTGCGGCAATACCAACATCAATGAAATTAATGTTACCCACACAGCTATGTCGGCGGGAGCCATGGTGGCAGGTGGTTTGGCCTTCACCCTGCCGGGAATCTGGATCCTGAACAAGGATGCGGAGTTGAGCCCAGTAACGTTAGTAGTCATTACCGTAGGCGGCGTGCTGCTGGGCTTGATTTTTACAGCACTGATTCGTAAATATTTTGTCATCACCAAAGCACTTCCTTATCCTATGGGTCAAGCGGCAGCGGAAGCTCTCATCATAGGGGATGCTGGCGGAAAAAAGGCGGTTATGCTCTTTGCCTCCCTGGGCTTTGGTGCGCTTTTCACCCTGCTGCGGGATCAATTCCAAAAGATTCCAGCTACCTTTATGAGCGGAAAGATGATGGCCTATGGGTCCTCAGGAGGTATTTGGCTTTCTCCTATGCTGATTTCAGTGGGTTACATAATCGGCCCGGTGTTCATCGGCATGTGGTTTTTAGGCGCGGTGATAGGTGATTTCGGCATTCTCATAGGGGGCCAGTATTTTGGCATCTGGGATGGAGCTACAGCGGCTTCTATCAAGGCTTCCCTGGGAATCGGCTTGATGGTAGGAACCGGCATTGGCATCATCGTCAAAGGTATCCTCCCACAGTCTAAGGAAATCTTCGGTGCCATGTTCAAAAAGGACGGCACAGGAGACAGTATTATCCATATGCGCTGGGCGCCTATTACGATGGTCATCATTGCCTTTCTTTTCACGGTATTTGCACACTTGGGGGTAGTGGCTTCCATTATCACCATTCTGGGGGTGTGGGTAGCCACAGCCATGTCGGCTCAGTGCGTAGGGCAGTCTGGTATCAACCCTATGGAGATTTTCGGTATCATCGTTCTTTTGGCTGCTAAGGCGGTGTCTGCCATTGGACAGACGGAAGCCTTCTTCGTGGCGGCAGCCGTGGCTGTAGCCTGCGGTTTAGTGGGCGATATCATGAACGACTTTAAAGCGGGTCATGTGTTAAAGACCGACCCGAAGGCGCAGTGGATTGCCGAAGCCATTGGTTCTCTGGTAGGTGCTATCGTTTCGGTGGCTGTATTGCTGGTCATCGTAAACGCTTACGGTTCTGATGTCTTTGGTTCCGAAATGTTTCCGGCAGCTCAGGCTAGTGCCGTGGCAGCCATGGTGGGTGGTATTTCTCATGTGCCGGCTTTTGTCATCGGCCTGGTGGCAGCAGTGATTCTGTACTGCCTGAACTTTCCGGTAATGACTTTAGGTCTGGGCGTTTATCTGCCATTTTATTTGTCGGCTACGGCTTTTATCGGCGGCATGCTTCGACTGCTGACAGACAAGGTTTTTCCTGAGTTTGAGAAAAGGGGCAACGGCTCTATTATCGCTTCAGGACTGCTGGGCGGCGAAGCGGTGGTAGGTGTTATCCTCGCTTTAATTGTAGCAATTCGCATCATTGCTTAA
- a CDS encoding zinc ribbon domain-containing protein: protein MHCIHCGKETRKNVVFCTNCGRPTKREYNHYACEIYDAISLREKWRNLLANLSAARGGEQHNRSWHSSTTQQTGFEKLLGVNKQKLQDVYSGYFNKLDEPIRTVNTKAREQKKSSISTAQKRVASSEKQDTANIGKMIWIVILIVSAIVKILAGL, encoded by the coding sequence ATGCACTGTATACACTGTGGGAAAGAAACAAGAAAAAATGTAGTCTTCTGCACGAACTGCGGGAGGCCTACCAAACGGGAGTATAATCATTATGCCTGTGAAATTTATGATGCAATTTCTCTGAGAGAAAAGTGGCGCAACCTGTTGGCAAACCTATCCGCTGCAAGAGGCGGAGAACAGCACAACCGTTCTTGGCATTCTTCTACCACCCAGCAGACTGGCTTCGAAAAGCTTCTGGGTGTAAATAAGCAAAAGCTTCAAGATGTATACAGCGGTTACTTCAACAAGCTAGATGAACCGATTCGAACGGTGAATACCAAAGCTAGAGAACAAAAGAAGTCCAGTATTTCTACTGCGCAAAAGCGTGTTGCCAGTTCGGAAAAACAGGATACGGCTAATATAGGTAAAATGATTTGGATTGTCATCTTGATTGTATCAGCCATCGTGAAAATATTGGCTGGTCTATAA
- a CDS encoding YebC/PmpR family DNA-binding transcriptional regulator codes for MGRHGTIAGRKASQDSKRAAIFTKYARAITVAAKNGGDPEYNAALKVAIEKAKSINLPNDNINRAIKKGTGELEGETYEELNFEGYGIGGVAVIVEALTDNKNRTTAAVRSTFDKYGGNLGAPGCVSYMFARKGVLIIEKTDAIDEDTLMEAALEAGAEDMVVHEDAFEIQTEPAVYTDVHSALTAAGYELLESDIEYVPSMESAPSDEHDIKKLKKMIDILEDNDDVQKVHHNCSIDLEEFE; via the coding sequence ATGGGAAGACACGGCACAATTGCAGGACGCAAAGCATCACAGGATTCAAAGCGAGCTGCCATATTTACAAAATACGCCAGAGCTATTACAGTAGCAGCTAAAAACGGTGGAGATCCAGAATACAACGCCGCTCTGAAGGTGGCTATCGAAAAAGCGAAGAGCATTAACTTGCCAAACGATAACATTAACCGAGCTATAAAAAAGGGGACGGGCGAGCTGGAAGGCGAGACGTATGAAGAGCTGAACTTTGAAGGTTATGGCATCGGTGGCGTGGCTGTCATCGTGGAAGCACTAACCGACAATAAAAATAGAACGACGGCAGCTGTTCGTTCCACTTTTGATAAATATGGTGGAAATTTAGGAGCGCCAGGCTGCGTATCTTATATGTTTGCCAGAAAAGGCGTGCTGATTATCGAAAAGACTGACGCAATTGATGAGGATACTTTGATGGAGGCCGCTCTGGAAGCTGGTGCTGAAGACATGGTCGTTCATGAGGATGCTTTTGAAATTCAGACAGAGCCTGCTGTTTACACCGATGTACACAGTGCTTTGACTGCTGCTGGGTATGAACTGCTGGAATCCGATATCGAGTATGTTCCTTCCATGGAGTCCGCACCATCGGATGAGCATGATATCAAGAAGCTCAAGAAGATGATTGATATTTTGGAGGACAACGATGACGTTCAGAAGGTTCATCACAACTGTTCTATAGACCTGGAAGAGTTTGAATAA
- a CDS encoding 2-hydroxyacyl-CoA dehydratase, which translates to MKLGIDVGSTTVKVVLMNENNNIIFKRYERHMSNIFEKVSQLMEELYAQVGNEQVHMTITGSGGLALSQLLDIPFEQEVVACSKAVETMVPETEVAIELGGEDAKITFFGATVEQRMNGTCAGGTGAFIDQMAVLLNTDASGLNEAAKEHTLIYPIAARCGVFAKTDIQPLINEGASIQDLSASIFQAVVNQTISGLACGRSIKGNVAFLGGPLFFLSELRARFIETLKLKPENIIFPKDSQYFVAIGAALIAQKYDMKYIHDVFQSLKNANPSALSETKHTNPLFKDFNDYTEFQQRHSRDKIRRKDIRKARGPLFLGIDAGSTTTKAALIDSENNLLYSFYRSNEGKPLEATMAMLKELYGLMPDNLAIANATATGYGEGLLRAAFKVDLGEIETIAHYKAAEAFLPGVEFILDIGGQDMKCMKIRDGAIYNIMLNEACSSGCGSFIETYAKSVNMDVKSFAKEALFAKTPVDLGTRCTVFMNSKVKQSQKEGATIGDISAGLSFSVIKNALYKVIKLRNADETGEKIVVQGGTFLNDAILRSIELILGKNVVRPDISGIMGAYGAALIAKERYVEGTESSIIKLEDMELFTVMNSHTRCKKCENQCLLTINKFNSGEKFITGNRCEKGVGRESDREELPNLYEYKYKRLFSYEPTADAYAKHGVVGLPRVLNMYENYPFWFTFFTELGFRVVLSPPSSKLLYERGMETISSDTACYPAKMVHGHIKWLVDQGVKWIFYPSINYELNEDESAPNHYNCPVVATYPEVIGNNMDEIFAENGVTFSHPFLPYDNDPSLIKELYSRLKGLGVSYQEVVKAVKKGRAEDKHFKDDIKKQGANAIRYAKKNKKKCIILSGRPYHLDPEINHGLDKLINSFDMVVLTEDSVAHLAKMKRPIRVLDQWMYHSRLYKAALVASRDDDMELVQLNSFGCGLDAVTTDQVEEIMKASNNMYTVLKIDEGTNLGAAKIRIRSLKAAIEERDKNNISYVEGEHTFLRKAFTKEMRKNYTILIPQMSPIHFQFISPALEKSGYNVRLLPSVDKHAVDEGLRYINNDACYPTIVTLGQVISELKSGKYDLDKTAVFMSQTGGGCRASNYVAMLRKALIDLKMEQVPVISFNIVGLEKNSGFKLTFPLIKRVLMGAVYGDVLMRMLYATRPYEEEAGSAERLYKKWTHIAIKNIRGGSVVHFKSLLKQMVHDFDNLPLLDIQKPKVGVVGEILVKYHPTANNDIVSIIENEGGEAVVPDLIDFFLYGMYSKEFNFKHLSGKYSTMVLNKLAIQLIEGFRQPARQALEESQRFSGPHFIEDTAKKAQQLISLGNQCGEGWLLTGEMLELIDSGVGNIICLQPFGCLPNHVTGKGMMKALRKYNASANIVAVDYDPGASDVNQLNRIKLMMATAYKNMEKFDCNDEEKVV; encoded by the coding sequence ATGAAATTAGGTATTGATGTGGGCTCGACCACCGTAAAGGTCGTGCTGATGAATGAAAATAACAATATAATATTTAAGAGATATGAACGACACATGTCCAATATCTTTGAAAAAGTATCTCAACTGATGGAAGAACTTTATGCGCAGGTAGGCAATGAACAGGTACACATGACGATTACCGGCTCAGGGGGCCTGGCTTTGTCTCAGTTGCTGGACATTCCTTTCGAGCAGGAGGTAGTAGCTTGCAGCAAGGCGGTTGAAACCATGGTTCCGGAGACCGAGGTAGCTATTGAGCTAGGAGGTGAGGATGCCAAGATTACCTTCTTTGGGGCTACCGTAGAGCAACGGATGAATGGGACTTGTGCTGGGGGCACGGGAGCCTTTATCGACCAGATGGCGGTGCTGTTGAACACAGATGCTTCGGGCCTTAACGAAGCGGCCAAGGAACATACGTTAATCTATCCCATAGCGGCGCGCTGCGGCGTTTTCGCCAAAACGGACATTCAGCCTCTAATCAACGAAGGGGCCAGCATTCAGGACTTGTCTGCCTCTATTTTTCAGGCGGTGGTCAATCAGACAATCAGCGGATTGGCCTGCGGCAGAAGCATTAAAGGTAATGTGGCTTTTCTGGGGGGACCCCTTTTCTTTCTTTCAGAACTCCGGGCACGGTTTATCGAAACCTTGAAGCTGAAGCCGGAAAATATTATCTTTCCTAAGGATTCTCAATATTTTGTGGCAATCGGAGCTGCTCTGATTGCACAAAAGTACGATATGAAATATATCCACGACGTTTTTCAATCCTTGAAGAACGCCAACCCTTCTGCTCTATCTGAAACCAAGCACACAAATCCTCTTTTCAAAGATTTCAATGACTACACAGAATTTCAACAGCGGCATAGCAGAGATAAAATAAGGCGGAAGGATATCCGAAAAGCCAGAGGACCATTATTTTTAGGTATTGATGCTGGCTCTACCACCACCAAGGCAGCACTGATTGACAGCGAAAATAATTTGCTCTATTCTTTTTATCGGAGCAATGAGGGAAAACCGCTGGAAGCGACTATGGCTATGCTGAAGGAGTTGTATGGCTTGATGCCAGACAACCTGGCTATCGCTAATGCTACGGCTACTGGATATGGAGAAGGCTTGCTTCGTGCCGCCTTCAAGGTAGATTTAGGCGAGATTGAAACCATCGCCCATTATAAAGCGGCGGAAGCCTTTCTGCCGGGAGTAGAGTTCATTTTGGATATCGGCGGACAGGATATGAAGTGCATGAAGATTCGAGATGGGGCGATTTATAATATTATGCTCAACGAAGCTTGTTCTTCTGGCTGCGGCTCTTTCATTGAAACTTACGCCAAATCGGTCAACATGGACGTGAAAAGCTTTGCCAAAGAAGCTCTTTTTGCTAAGACTCCGGTAGATTTAGGTACCAGATGCACGGTATTTATGAATTCCAAAGTAAAGCAGTCCCAAAAAGAAGGGGCTACTATTGGTGATATTTCTGCGGGATTGTCTTTTTCCGTCATAAAAAATGCGCTTTATAAAGTTATAAAATTGAGAAATGCCGATGAAACTGGAGAGAAGATTGTGGTCCAAGGGGGAACCTTCTTAAATGATGCCATTCTTCGGAGCATTGAACTCATTCTGGGAAAGAATGTAGTCCGGCCAGATATTTCAGGTATCATGGGTGCCTACGGCGCAGCGTTGATTGCCAAGGAACGTTATGTAGAGGGAACGGAGTCTTCCATCATTAAGCTGGAGGACATGGAGCTGTTCACCGTGATGAACTCTCACACCAGATGTAAAAAGTGTGAAAACCAGTGTTTGCTTACCATCAACAAGTTCAATAGTGGCGAGAAGTTTATAACTGGCAACCGCTGTGAAAAGGGAGTTGGACGGGAAAGCGACCGAGAGGAATTGCCTAACTTGTACGAGTACAAGTATAAGCGGCTGTTCTCCTATGAACCTACCGCAGATGCCTATGCCAAGCACGGCGTAGTAGGTCTGCCGAGAGTCCTGAACATGTATGAAAACTATCCTTTCTGGTTTACTTTCTTTACCGAGTTGGGCTTTCGGGTGGTACTTTCACCGCCGTCTTCTAAACTTCTGTATGAGCGGGGGATGGAGACTATTTCCTCCGATACGGCCTGCTATCCGGCCAAGATGGTTCACGGGCACATTAAATGGCTGGTGGATCAGGGGGTGAAGTGGATATTCTATCCAAGCATCAATTATGAACTCAATGAAGATGAAAGTGCACCTAACCATTACAACTGCCCTGTAGTAGCCACTTATCCGGAGGTTATCGGCAACAACATGGACGAAATCTTTGCAGAAAATGGTGTCACCTTCAGCCATCCATTCCTGCCGTATGATAATGACCCGAGCTTAATCAAGGAGTTGTACAGCCGGCTCAAAGGACTGGGCGTTTCTTATCAAGAGGTGGTCAAGGCCGTCAAGAAAGGGCGGGCAGAGGATAAGCACTTTAAGGATGACATTAAGAAGCAAGGGGCTAACGCCATTCGCTATGCGAAGAAGAATAAGAAAAAGTGCATTATTCTTTCGGGAAGACCCTACCATTTAGATCCAGAGATTAATCATGGCCTCGATAAGTTGATTAATTCCTTTGACATGGTCGTGCTCACAGAGGACTCGGTGGCGCATCTGGCTAAAATGAAGCGGCCTATCCGGGTACTGGACCAGTGGATGTATCATTCCAGACTTTATAAAGCGGCCTTGGTTGCCAGCCGAGATGACGACATGGAACTGGTGCAACTGAACTCCTTTGGCTGTGGCCTGGATGCAGTAACTACCGACCAGGTGGAAGAGATTATGAAGGCCAGCAACAATATGTATACTGTCCTTAAAATCGACGAAGGAACTAACTTAGGCGCGGCTAAAATCCGTATTCGGTCTTTAAAAGCGGCTATTGAAGAACGGGATAAGAACAATATTTCCTATGTGGAAGGGGAGCACACCTTCCTGCGAAAGGCCTTTACCAAGGAGATGCGGAAGAATTACACCATCTTGATTCCGCAGATGTCGCCGATTCACTTTCAGTTTATTTCCCCGGCACTGGAAAAAAGCGGGTATAACGTGCGCCTGCTGCCGTCGGTAGATAAACATGCAGTGGATGAAGGGCTCCGCTATATCAATAACGATGCTTGCTATCCCACCATCGTAACTCTAGGTCAGGTTATTTCTGAACTGAAATCCGGCAAATACGACTTGGATAAAACGGCCGTCTTCATGTCCCAGACCGGAGGGGGCTGCCGGGCCAGTAATTACGTGGCCATGCTGCGAAAAGCGCTGATTGATCTAAAGATGGAACAGGTGCCGGTCATTTCCTTTAATATCGTGGGTCTGGAGAAAAATAGTGGCTTTAAACTGACATTCCCTCTAATTAAGCGGGTGCTCATGGGTGCCGTTTATGGAGATGTCCTCATGCGCATGCTCTATGCCACGAGACCTTATGAAGAAGAGGCGGGCTCTGCGGAACGTCTCTACAAGAAATGGACACATATTGCCATAAAAAACATTCGCGGGGGCAGCGTTGTTCACTTTAAAAGCCTGCTAAAGCAGATGGTTCATGATTTTGATAACTTACCTTTGTTGGACATTCAAAAGCCAAAGGTTGGTGTCGTCGGGGAGATTTTGGTCAAATATCATCCGACGGCTAACAATGACATTGTCAGCATTATTGAAAACGAAGGGGGAGAGGCGGTCGTTCCAGACCTCATTGATTTCTTCCTCTACGGTATGTACAGCAAAGAGTTTAACTTTAAGCATCTGTCCGGCAAGTACAGTACAATGGTTTTAAACAAGTTAGCGATTCAACTTATTGAGGGCTTCCGTCAACCGGCCAGACAAGCGCTGGAGGAGAGCCAACGATTCAGCGGACCGCATTTCATCGAAGATACGGCCAAAAAGGCCCAGCAGCTGATTTCCCTAGGAAACCAATGCGGAGAAGGCTGGCTGCTGACAGGAGAAATGCTGGAATTAATCGACAGTGGGGTAGGCAACATCATTTGTCTCCAGCCTTTTGGCTGCCTACCTAATCACGTTACCGGAAAGGGTATGATGAAAGCCTTGAGAAAGTACAATGCCTCCGCCAATATTGTGGCGGTGGACTACGATCCAGGCGCCAGCGACGTAAATCAGTTGAACCGAATTAAGCTGATGATGGCTACTGCTTATAAAAATATGGAAAAGTTCGATTGCAATGACGAAGAAAAAGTAGTATAA